The Panicum virgatum strain AP13 chromosome 5K, P.virgatum_v5, whole genome shotgun sequence genome has a window encoding:
- the LOC120707557 gene encoding putative receptor protein kinase ZmPK1, with amino-acid sequence MTALLYLLLIPLLSKICSGASPWQTMTTGSHIRGEDHNEVFLISPDRTFSCGFHELGTNALTFSIWYTTSTTNRTVVWTANPYFAASGYSPVNKYGSRISLNHDGNLILTETNGSTVWESRTSSGKHTTVVLLNNGNLVINDSSNNIVWQSFHSPTDTLLPGQNLTKGTRLVSGYHHLYFDNDNILRMLYDGPEITSIYWPSPDYNAEKNGRSRFNSTRTAVLDDMGNFVSSDGFKIEASDSGPGIKRRITIDYDGNFRMYSLNASTGKWNVTGQAVTQMCYVHGLCGKNGLCDYSRGLQCRCPPDYEMVDPTNWNQGCQPMFLTDKNQSPEDFTFVKQPHADYYGFDLSSNKSISFEACRNICLNISTCLSFTYKAGDGWCYTKDLLYNGQVYMYFPGDNYMKVPKNSNSSLSPISKKESLTCGPPGSEVKRGSASMYGTKKDNINWTYFYVFAAILGALELLVIVTGWYLFFKKHNIPKSMEDGYKMITNQFRRFTYRELSEATGKFKEELGRGGAGIVYRGVLEDKKIVAVKKLTDVHQGEEEFWAEVTLIGRINHINLVRMWGFCSEGPNRLLVYEYVENESLDKYLFGERSTESLFGWSQRYRIALGTARGLAYLHHECLEWVVHCDVKPENILLTRDFDAKIADFGLAKLAKRDGTSFNFTHMRGTMGYMAPEWALNLPINAKVDVYSYGVVLLEIVTGIRVSSGILLEERQIDFLEFVQEAKHILSSGNVSDIVDDRLNGHFDTEQAIAMVKIAFSCLEERSKRPTMDEIVKVLMSCDDEDDYHPAYSY; translated from the coding sequence ATGACTGCACTGCTCTATCTCCTCCTTATTCCATTGCTCTCCAAGATTTGCTCTGGTGCATCGCCATGGCAGACCATGACCACCGGCTCGCACATCAGAGGAGAGGACCACAACGAGGTCTTCCTCATCTCACCGGACCGCACCTTCTCTTGCGGCTTCCACGAGCTTGGCACAAATGCTCTCACCTTCTCCATCTGGTACACCACAAGCACCACCAATAGAACTGTCGTCTGGACGGCAAACCCCTATTTCGCGGCGAGTGGCTACTCTCCCGTGAACAAATATGGCTCCAGGATATCGCTGAACCACGACGGCAACCTGATACTCACAGAAACCAATGGTTCCACGGTGTGGGAGAGCAGGACATCGTCAGGCAAGCACACAACAGTAGTCCTCCTCAACAACGGCAACCTTGTGATCAACGACTCCAGCAACAATATCGTGTGGCAGAGCTTCCATTCGCCAACGGACACCTTGCTCCCGGGGCAGAACCTGACAAAGGGCACAAGGTTAGTCTCTGGTTACCATCACCTCTATTTCGACAACGACAACATCCTGCGGATGTTGTATGACGGCCCAGAGATCACAAGCATCTACTGGCCAAGTCCGGATTACAACGCTGAAAAAAATGGCCGCAGTAGGTTCAACAGCACCAGGACAGCAGTTCTAGATGACATGGGTAATTTTGTGTCAAGTGATGGGTTTAAGATAGAGGCTTCAGATTCAGGTCCAGGAATCAAGAGAAGGATCACAATCGATTACGATGGCAATTTCAGAATGTACAGTTTGAATGCATCAACAGGGAAATGGAACGTCACAGGACAGGCTGTAACACAGATGTGCTATGTGCACGGGCTATGCGGAAAGAATGGGCTCTGTGACTACTCCCGTGGTCTCCAGTGTAGATGCCCTCCAGATTATGAGATGGTTGATCCAACAAATTGGAACCAAGGATGCCAACCAATGTTCTTGACTGATAAAAACCAATCACCTGAGGATTTTACATTTGTCAAGCAACCTCATGCCGACTACTATGGCTTTGATCTGTCCTCAAATAAATCCATCTCATTTGAAGCATGCAGGAACATTTGCTTGAACATCAGTACCTGCTTATCTTTCACATACAAGGCTGGAGATGGTTGGTGTTACACTAAAGATTTACTTTACAATGGTCAGGTCTACATGTATTTTCCTGGAGACAACTATATGAAAGTACCAAAAAATTCGAATAGTTCTTTATCCCCAATCTCTAAAAAGGAAAGCCTCACCTGTGGACCACCGGGCTCTGAGGTCAAGCGAGGATCAGCAAGTATGTATGGAACAAAGAAGGACAACATAAACTGGACATACTTCTATGTCTTTGCTGCAATACTGGGAGCTCTAGAGTTGCTTGTTATTGTGACGGGCTGGTACCTTTTCTTCAAGAAGCATAACATACCCAAATCAATGGAGGATGGGTACAAGATGATTACAAACCAATTCAGGCGGTTTACATACCGAGAACTAAGCGAAGCAACTGGAAAGTTCAAAGAAGAGCTTgggagaggaggagcaggaATCGTCTACAGAGGTGTGCTTGAAGATAAGAAAATAGTGGCAGTAAAGAAGCTTACAGATGTTCACCAGGGAGAGGAGGAATTCTGGGCAGAAGTGACCCTTATTGGAAGAATCAATCACATAAATTTAGTCAGAATGTGGGGATTTTGCTCAGAAGGGCCAAACAGGCTATTAGTGTACGAGTATGTGGAGAATGAGTCACTGGATAAGTACCTCTTTGGTGAGAGAAGTACGGAAAGCCTGTTTGGTTGGAGCCAAAGGTACAGAATTGCCCTGGGCACTGCAAGAGGCCTTGCTTATCTTCATCATGAATGCCTTGAGTGGGTTGTTCACTGTGATGTGAAGCCAGAAAACATACTCCTAACACGAGACTTCGATGCCAAGATAGCAGACTTTGGACTGGCCAAGCTTGCGAAGCGAGATGGCACTAGCTTCAATTTTACCCATATGAGAGGCACAATGGGGTACATGGCACCAGAATGGGCACTCAATTTGCCAATCAATGCAAAGGTTGATGTTTACAGCTATGGGGTCGTACTTCTGGAGATTGTGACTGGAATCAGGGTTTCAAGTGGCATACTGTTAGAGGAAAGACAGATAGATTTCCTGGAGTTTGTCCAGGAGGCTAAACATATTCTGTCTTCCGGGAATGTTAGTGACATTGTTGATGATAGGTTGAATGGCCATTTTGATACAGAGCAGGCGATTGCAATGGTGAAAATAGCCTTTTCATGCCTAGAAGAAAGAAGCAAGAGGCCGACAATGGATGAAATtgtcaaggtgctcatgtcttgtgatgatgaagatgactaCCATCCTGCTTATTCATATTGA